In Spirobacillus cienkowskii, a genomic segment contains:
- a CDS encoding APC family permease yields the protein MQFKRQIGASGVLFASIGAMIGSGWLFSSLYAAQLAGPAAIVSWIIATLFIIIIAITFAELGTLFPIAGGIANYPFFTHGKLAGFLLGWISWLSFLVLTPIEVQATIQYMTNFFPSLTRVEDNIHHLTGSGYITAIVLMLVLVYINTRGVKFMSETNKYFSIWKIVVPSLAILIFFLSSQGTQNLTLEATGGFAPFGWHGILSALAVSGIVFSFNGFQIGIMMAAETRDPQKNIPKAIIGSVLLGGTIYILLQISFLMAVPGQSLQNGWASLSFTGDAGPLAGLALVLGVSWLAWTLYIDAIVSPIGAGIVYTASSARVLYALSANGYIPSQVKKIDKRGIPITSVWVNFALGMLAFLPFPGWQGMVGFLSSTMIAGYAIVPICILALRKQQPELHRPFKLPMYKVFCFIAFYICNLLLYWSGWTIISKLFVAVIIGFLIYLSRLIYLKELKDNLPTWKNATWILFYLAGLCVLTRYGEFDGGLKIIPVGIDFAVLAAFSMIVLWASERYMLSPEQAKKNISLILAEQQGSKQVTHSYDVQPEPCSKEG from the coding sequence ATGCAATTTAAAAGACAAATAGGTGCTAGCGGAGTCTTATTTGCTTCAATTGGAGCAATGATAGGTTCTGGGTGGCTTTTTAGTTCTTTATATGCTGCCCAACTCGCGGGTCCTGCAGCAATTGTTTCTTGGATCATTGCAACTCTCTTTATCATAATAATTGCAATCACTTTTGCAGAATTAGGAACATTATTTCCAATTGCTGGAGGTATTGCAAACTATCCATTTTTTACACATGGTAAATTAGCAGGATTTTTACTTGGCTGGATTTCTTGGCTATCATTTTTAGTTTTGACTCCAATTGAAGTGCAAGCAACAATTCAATATATGACCAACTTTTTTCCGTCGCTAACGCGAGTGGAAGACAATATCCATCATTTAACTGGTTCTGGTTACATTACAGCAATCGTACTCATGTTGGTTTTGGTTTATATTAATACACGTGGCGTAAAGTTTATGTCAGAAACTAATAAATATTTTAGTATCTGGAAAATTGTTGTTCCTTCTTTAGCGATTCTTATTTTTTTCTTAAGTTCACAAGGCACTCAAAATTTAACTCTCGAAGCCACGGGGGGTTTTGCTCCGTTTGGTTGGCATGGAATATTGTCTGCATTGGCAGTATCTGGAATTGTTTTTTCGTTTAATGGATTTCAAATTGGTATTATGATGGCAGCCGAAACGCGCGATCCACAAAAAAATATCCCTAAAGCAATTATTGGCTCAGTGTTATTGGGCGGAACGATATATATTTTATTACAAATTTCTTTTTTAATGGCTGTACCTGGACAATCATTACAAAATGGCTGGGCAAGTTTGTCTTTTACGGGTGATGCAGGACCTTTGGCTGGTTTAGCTTTAGTGCTCGGCGTGTCTTGGTTAGCGTGGACTCTTTATATTGATGCCATCGTTTCTCCAATTGGTGCGGGTATAGTTTATACAGCTTCAAGTGCGCGTGTTTTGTATGCATTGAGTGCTAATGGCTACATACCAAGCCAAGTTAAAAAAATCGATAAGCGTGGTATTCCTATCACGAGTGTTTGGGTCAATTTTGCATTAGGCATGCTCGCGTTTTTGCCATTTCCTGGGTGGCAAGGGATGGTGGGATTTTTGTCTTCAACCATGATTGCTGGGTATGCAATAGTGCCTATTTGTATTCTTGCACTAAGAAAACAGCAACCAGAATTACACCGTCCATTTAAATTACCAATGTATAAAGTCTTTTGTTTTATTGCATTTTATATTTGTAATCTTTTGCTGTATTGGTCTGGTTGGACAATTATAAGTAAGCTATTTGTAGCAGTAATAATTGGTTTCTTAATTTACTTATCACGCCTTATTTATCTTAAAGAACTAAAAGACAATTTGCCGACGTGGAAAAATGCAACTTGGATTTTATTTTATTTAGCAGGCTTATGTGTTTTAACACGATATGGTGAATTTGATGGTGGATTAAAAATAATTCCTGTTGGTATAGATTTTGCAGTATTGGCGGCATTTTCAATGATAGTGTTGTGGGCATCAGAAAGATATATGCTTTCGCCTGAACAAGCCAAGAAAAATATTTCTCTCATTCTCGCAGAACAACAAGGTTCAAAACAAGTCACGCATAGCTATGATGTTCAACCAGAACCATGTTCAAAAGAGGGTTGA
- the bfr gene encoding bacterioferritin: MKGDLQVIKALNEVLTGELTAINQYFLHAKMCKNWGFHRIAERTYKESIDEMKHAQNLVDRILFLDGIPNLQKLDKLNIGENVKEQIESDLALEFLAVERLKKGIDVCFAAKDHTSRELLEEILEDEEEHIDWLETQLNVIKSIGYEYYLAQQLLEHSS; the protein is encoded by the coding sequence ATGAAAGGCGACCTTCAAGTTATCAAAGCTTTAAATGAAGTTTTAACAGGGGAATTAACTGCAATTAATCAATATTTTCTTCATGCAAAAATGTGTAAAAATTGGGGTTTCCACAGAATTGCTGAAAGAACATACAAAGAATCAATTGATGAAATGAAACATGCACAAAATCTTGTAGACAGAATCTTATTTTTAGACGGCATACCAAACTTACAAAAGCTTGATAAGCTCAATATTGGTGAAAACGTAAAGGAACAAATTGAATCTGATTTAGCTTTAGAGTTCTTAGCAGTTGAACGTTTAAAAAAAGGTATTGATGTTTGTTTTGCTGCAAAAGATCATACAAGCAGAGAACTTCTTGAAGAAATATTAGAAGACGAAGAAGAGCATATCGATTGGTTAGAAACACAACTTAACGTAATAAAGAGCATTGGTTATGAGTATTATTTGGCTCAACAGCTTCTTGAGCATTCATCGTAA
- a CDS encoding (2Fe-2S)-binding protein, giving the protein MLMCLCYGVSCNQIKKIVQSGVDTIEGVQKECGAGSGCGCCLQSLEKIVNKELTKIVELTMNAQEAVEPNNTHNQCSLLR; this is encoded by the coding sequence ATGCTGATGTGTTTGTGTTATGGAGTTTCGTGCAATCAAATAAAAAAAATTGTGCAAAGTGGTGTTGATACCATTGAGGGTGTGCAAAAAGAATGTGGCGCAGGAAGTGGATGTGGCTGTTGTTTACAATCATTAGAAAAAATTGTAAACAAAGAGCTTACAAAAATAGTAGAACTTACGATGAATGCTCAAGAAGCTGTTGAGCCAAATAATACTCATAACCAATGCTCTTTATTACGTTAA